TGTTactgtgaggggtgtggggtatatcagggtgttacagtgagcgGTGTCGGCTGTACCGGAACGTTACCGTGGGATTGATGCCCGTTTGGGGACATTCCCAGTAGGATGGGTTTCCCTGCTGGAAGCGTTGTCGTGCCCCTGGTCCCCGGGCTGTGCCCTGATCCCATCGTGCTCTGTGCCCTCTCCACCTGCTGCAGCCACGTACTGATCGGAGGTCGAGCCGGTCACACACCCGTTGCTGGCAGCTCCTGTTAGCAAGacatgcggggggggggggggggggggggggggtagggggtCAGGCGTTGGTCAGAGTGCTGGCGTGCCCCTCCCTCGGCACCCCGCCCACTGCCCGCTCTCCCACCACACCACCCGCCCCCCCCACAATCCGGGGGCACTCGGTGTGTCTGCGACCGGCTGTTGCTGGTCAACCCCGCGGAGGGTCAGCACCCACCGTCCTGTGCCCGTGTTGCGTTGAGCTCTGACTAGCCCCAACGCCCGCTCGTCCGTCTGCCAGCTCGCTCCAGGGACCAGGCGGCACACAGCGAGGGACTCGCCTCCTTACCTGGGACCTGCGGCCTCCCTCCAGCCTGACCCCCTTCAGCTGCCTCCTTGGTCGACTGCGTCTCGGTCCCGCTCGGCAACGATTTGCTCCGCGCCCGCGCCCTCAGCATGGAGGGCTCCAGGGTTAGCGTGGCATCTGTGGGCAGGATGGGCGGCACTGGCGTCCCGTAATAGTTCCCTGGCAACAGAGCACACGCATTGAACACGGGCAAACACCACACGCGATATCGAATTCAACATGGAGTCAAC
This window of the Chiloscyllium plagiosum isolate BGI_BamShark_2017 unplaced genomic scaffold, ASM401019v2 scaf_75954, whole genome shotgun sequence genome carries:
- the LOC122546160 gene encoding membrane-associated guanylate kinase, WW and PDZ domain-containing protein 1-like; this encodes VPSGSQLNSDLRHFLKHAFAKGSADFELQECIRQNLYIRAVPWNYYGTPVPPILPTDATLTLEPSMLRARARSKSLPSGTETQSTKEAAEGGQAGGRPQVPGAASNGCVTGSTSDQYVAAAGGEGTEHDGIRAQPGDQGHDNASSRETHPTGNVPKRASIPR